A genomic region of Gemmatimonadota bacterium contains the following coding sequences:
- a CDS encoding PadR family transcriptional regulator yields the protein MSGSNLFTGTLDLLILRTVEAAPLHGYAIGKALRDGSEGVLAVEEGALYPALHRLEGRNLLDAQWGKTATGRRAKFYRVTPAGAEHLAAEAARWARYSGAVAAILGGGSR from the coding sequence ATGAGCGGCAGTAACCTGTTCACCGGAACGCTGGACCTTCTCATCCTCCGGACGGTAGAGGCCGCGCCCCTGCATGGGTACGCGATCGGGAAGGCTCTGCGCGATGGCTCGGAAGGTGTGCTCGCGGTCGAAGAGGGCGCGCTGTACCCCGCGCTGCACCGGCTCGAGGGCCGCAACCTGCTCGACGCGCAGTGGGGGAAGACCGCCACCGGCCGCAGGGCAAAGTTCTACCGGGTCACGCCCGCGGGTGCCGAACATTTGGCCGCTGAGGCTGCCCGTTGGGCCCGATACTCGGGGGCGGTGGCCGCGATCTTGGGTGGCGGTTCGCGGTAG